From the Veillonellales bacterium genome, one window contains:
- a CDS encoding metallophosphoesterase: MKFGVISDTHGDEAAIRQAVALIGEVDGWLHAGDYSQDGAVLAALTGQKIIAVKGNCDGAASANINEFIDVDGKKIWLTHGHRYQVKQGIHELSWWARQYEADAVIYGHTHVSNIFWDKELLLFNPGSAACFNWNDNSACGILEVDSAGNIIPRILKIA, translated from the coding sequence GTGAAATTCGGCGTTATCAGCGATACTCATGGCGATGAAGCGGCTATTCGGCAGGCCGTTGCGCTAATCGGCGAGGTGGATGGGTGGCTCCATGCCGGCGATTACAGTCAGGATGGCGCGGTATTGGCCGCCTTAACCGGGCAAAAAATAATTGCGGTTAAGGGAAACTGCGATGGGGCGGCTTCGGCAAACATCAATGAATTTATCGATGTTGACGGGAAGAAAATCTGGCTTACCCATGGACATCGGTATCAGGTAAAGCAGGGAATTCACGAGCTCAGCTGGTGGGCCAGGCAGTATGAAGCGGACGCGGTGATTTACGGCCATACTCATGTCTCCAATATTTTTTGGGATAAGGAGCTTTTATTATTTAATCCCGGCAGTGCCGCCTGTTTCAACTGGAATGACAATTCTGCCTGCGGCATACTGGAAGTGGATTCTGCGGGAAATATCATTCCCCGGATTCTTAAGATTGCATGA
- a CDS encoding Na-translocating system protein MpsC family protein, which translates to MIGLIYKEYDMVCIAQLRQDIMKINNAINTKMYGRGLIRQKVCFLEEENIILIIANNQRVPALAALDSKDRTATRLFDMTLLKEFSERLKEELSITLGLSIKCILKDYDPVCELAVTTIVLEKRIIDKK; encoded by the coding sequence ATGATTGGACTCATTTATAAGGAGTACGACATGGTGTGTATTGCTCAATTGAGACAGGATATCATGAAGATTAATAATGCAATTAATACGAAAATGTATGGCAGAGGTCTTATTCGGCAGAAAGTTTGTTTTTTGGAAGAAGAGAATATAATCTTAATCATTGCCAACAATCAAAGGGTGCCTGCGTTGGCGGCATTAGACAGTAAAGATCGTACAGCGACCCGACTGTTTGATATGACATTACTTAAAGAGTTTTCGGAAAGATTGAAGGAAGAACTTTCTATTACACTTGGATTATCGATAAAATGTATTTTAAAAGACTACGATCCGGTTTGTGAATTAGCAGTTACAACAATTGTTTTAGAAAAGAGGATAATTGATAAAAAATAA
- a CDS encoding Nif3-like dinuclear metal center hexameric protein, whose amino-acid sequence MKRAERNTNVFITEGDEVVETNGRTKVKDVLTVLDKITGGRCVKNLSDIFEGKNPFVVVKSSNIPGKQCMETPGFVCGNLEAPVHKIAVTMTLTECNIELAGAIGIDVIIAHHPIVEAANSGGVTLRNYLALYGISVFELHEAFHGLHPGIALLHGHKAFRVDIAYGGIPGNILYVGKALEEVDTLGDILERLDTFMGLEEENKVLIAERSCRGCDCISETNVATGGKILLGTRKDKVDTIIHIFPHTGFSPKHLEQVKKEHPEADTVLASISRVRPDSELVEKAKELKMNFIVGNSHAMEILENGLPLAKAIEKQLPDVEVVLFRERITSTPLAMAGTKAVREYAADIAERFLQPK is encoded by the coding sequence GTGAAAAGGGCTGAAAGGAATACTAATGTTTTTATTACAGAGGGGGATGAAGTGGTGGAAACAAACGGGAGGACAAAGGTAAAAGATGTATTAACAGTGCTTGATAAAATTACCGGTGGCAGATGTGTGAAAAATCTAAGTGATATTTTTGAAGGGAAAAACCCTTTTGTCGTAGTAAAGTCTTCCAATATTCCTGGTAAGCAATGTATGGAAACCCCAGGTTTTGTCTGCGGTAATTTGGAAGCACCGGTACACAAAATTGCTGTGACCATGACATTGACGGAGTGTAATATTGAATTGGCCGGGGCTATCGGTATTGATGTTATTATTGCGCACCATCCGATTGTGGAGGCGGCTAATTCCGGGGGAGTGACTTTGCGAAATTATTTGGCTCTTTATGGAATCTCAGTGTTTGAACTTCATGAGGCATTTCATGGTCTGCACCCCGGGATTGCATTGCTTCACGGACACAAGGCATTTCGGGTAGATATTGCCTATGGCGGTATACCGGGAAATATTTTATATGTGGGGAAAGCCTTGGAAGAGGTAGATACTTTAGGAGATATTTTAGAGCGACTGGATACCTTTATGGGGCTTGAAGAGGAGAATAAGGTCTTGATTGCGGAGAGATCATGCCGGGGCTGCGATTGCATTAGCGAAACGAATGTTGCTACAGGCGGAAAAATATTGCTGGGTACCCGTAAGGATAAGGTGGACACTATTATTCATATTTTTCCGCACACTGGGTTTAGCCCTAAACATCTTGAACAGGTGAAAAAAGAGCATCCTGAGGCCGACACTGTATTGGCGTCCATCAGCCGCGTCCGACCCGACAGTGAGCTAGTGGAAAAAGCGAAAGAATTAAAAATGAATTTTATTGTAGGGAATTCTCATGCCATGGAAATTTTGGAAAATGGGCTGCCGTTGGCGAAAGCGATTGAAAAACAGCTTCCTGATGTAGAAGTGGTCCTGTTTAGAGAGCGTATTACCTCAACTCCTTTAGCGATGGCAGGAACAAAAGCAGTGCGAGAATACGCCGCCGACATTGCGGAACGGTTTCTTCAACCAAAGTAG